One part of the Streptomyces sp. AM 2-1-1 genome encodes these proteins:
- a CDS encoding GNAT family N-acetyltransferase — translation MRSSDVVRRVRAAEWQSAKELRLDALRDPAAPVAFLETYESALEQPDVFWQERTARGAEGDEAAQFVAEAADGTWAGTVTVLVERPDRAARFGGAVDAVQGHLVGVFVRPQARGTGLTDALFRTAVEWSWALHDPFLTRLRLFVHEENPRAAAFYRRFGFVPTGSTVPGPAGPDGAASLELEHVLERG, via the coding sequence ATGAGAAGTAGTGATGTGGTGCGACGGGTTCGGGCTGCGGAGTGGCAGTCGGCCAAGGAGCTCCGGCTCGACGCCCTGCGGGATCCGGCGGCGCCGGTCGCCTTCCTGGAGACGTACGAGAGCGCCCTGGAGCAGCCGGACGTCTTCTGGCAGGAGCGCACCGCCCGCGGGGCGGAGGGCGACGAAGCCGCCCAGTTCGTCGCCGAGGCCGCCGACGGGACGTGGGCGGGCACGGTCACGGTCCTCGTCGAGCGGCCCGATCGGGCTGCCCGTTTCGGCGGTGCGGTGGATGCCGTGCAGGGGCACCTCGTCGGTGTCTTCGTACGTCCGCAGGCGCGGGGGACCGGGCTCACCGACGCGCTCTTCCGGACCGCTGTGGAGTGGTCCTGGGCCCTCCACGACCCGTTTCTCACGCGGTTGCGGCTCTTCGTCCACGAGGAGAACCCGCGGGCCGCCGCGTTCTACCGGAGGTTCGGCTTCGTACCCACGGGCAGCACCGTGCCGGGGCCGGCCGGGCCGGACGGCGCTGCCTCGCTCGAGCTGGAGCACGTCCTGGAGCGGGGCTGA
- a CDS encoding ATP-binding protein, with protein MRDPLSALSEAFTAFLFGKVETTRLPVRTSTGQAQAVYLPTAAPGLGDSGVIIGREVYSGKGYIYDPFQLYGQQLPAPHWLVLGESGNGKSALEKTYVLRQLRFRDRQVVVLDAQGEDGHGEWNLIAEELGITPVRLDPTAALNGGIRLNPLDPAIATTGQLALLRTIIEVAMGHGLDERSGFALKVAHAYVNLTITDRQPVLMDIVEQLRHPEPESAEAMNVDLDDVRAWGLDVALVLDRLVDGDLRGMFDGPTTDGIDLDSPLIVFDLSHIDRNSIAMPILMAIVGVWLEHTWIRPDRKKRIFLVEEAWHIINSPFVAQLFQRLLKFGRRLGLSFVAVVHHLSDVVDGAAAREAAAILKMASTRTIYAQKADEARATGRVIGLPRWAVEIIPTLTPGIAVWDVNGNVQVVKHLITEAERPLVFTDRAMTESSAHPDDDLDGLLPEYAREAERETAQRAARIERQQRLGETSESTVA; from the coding sequence ATGCGCGACCCACTGTCCGCATTGTCGGAAGCCTTCACCGCGTTCCTCTTCGGCAAGGTGGAGACGACCCGCCTCCCCGTACGTACGTCCACGGGCCAGGCCCAGGCCGTCTACCTGCCCACCGCGGCGCCCGGTCTCGGCGACTCGGGAGTGATCATCGGGCGCGAGGTGTACTCCGGCAAGGGGTACATCTACGACCCCTTCCAGTTGTACGGGCAGCAGCTGCCGGCGCCGCACTGGCTGGTGCTCGGCGAGTCCGGCAACGGCAAGTCTGCGCTGGAGAAGACGTACGTCCTCCGTCAGCTCCGCTTCCGCGACCGCCAGGTCGTGGTGCTCGACGCGCAGGGCGAGGACGGGCACGGTGAGTGGAACCTCATCGCCGAGGAGCTGGGGATCACCCCCGTCCGGCTCGACCCCACCGCCGCCCTGAACGGTGGCATCCGGCTCAACCCGCTCGATCCCGCGATCGCGACCACCGGCCAGCTCGCCCTGCTCCGCACGATCATCGAAGTGGCCATGGGCCATGGTCTCGACGAGCGTTCCGGCTTCGCCCTGAAGGTCGCCCACGCCTACGTCAACCTGACCATCACCGACCGCCAGCCGGTCCTGATGGACATCGTCGAGCAACTGCGCCACCCCGAGCCCGAGTCGGCCGAGGCGATGAACGTCGACCTGGACGACGTACGGGCCTGGGGGCTCGACGTCGCGCTCGTCCTGGACCGGCTCGTCGACGGTGACCTGCGCGGCATGTTCGACGGGCCGACGACCGACGGCATCGACCTCGACTCCCCGCTGATCGTCTTCGACCTCTCGCACATCGACCGCAACTCGATCGCCATGCCGATCCTGATGGCGATCGTCGGGGTCTGGCTGGAGCACACCTGGATCAGGCCGGACCGGAAGAAACGCATCTTCCTCGTCGAGGAGGCCTGGCACATCATCAACTCGCCCTTCGTCGCCCAGCTCTTCCAGCGCCTGCTGAAGTTCGGCCGCCGGCTCGGGCTCTCCTTCGTCGCCGTCGTGCACCACCTCAGCGACGTCGTGGACGGCGCGGCGGCGCGTGAGGCGGCGGCGATCCTCAAGATGGCCTCCACCCGGACGATCTACGCCCAGAAGGCCGACGAAGCACGGGCGACGGGCCGGGTCATCGGACTCCCGCGCTGGGCCGTGGAGATCATCCCGACACTGACCCCGGGCATCGCGGTGTGGGACGTCAACGGCAACGTCCAGGTGGTCAAACACCTGATCACCGAGGCGGAACGCCCGCTCGTCTTCACCGACCGCGCGATGACGGAGTCCTCAGCCCACCCCGACGACGACCTGGACGGCCTGCTGCCCGAGTACGCGCGCGAGGCCGAGCGGGAGACGGCACAGCGGGCGGCCCGCATCGAACGGCAACAGCGGCTCGGTGAGACGTCCGAGTCCACGGTGGCCTGA
- a CDS encoding type VI secretion protein translates to MAPTSPGPGPGFGRPPVRREERGGVPDGLLIGGLAFLLGATVLAWTAAGLGGLLAHGAWPRGVSLPRTPGALRELAAAPQDLPGAWPATPPDQLSGYGLFWGILISELLILVVLAVFLLGVVTRGRAVRRRAREERLAALTPPAPAPYPPPAAVPAPASVAFTAPGYAAPPASPADPAPPYPVTPPPLLPSPRTHATPALLYAAADARRETAVEAVRNASGGALVVTSDPAVWAATKDARSKLGPVLVYDPGHLCDTPARLHWSPVSGCEQPEVAAARAEALLAPVRPRARLDEATADTAQTLLQCWLHAAAVDGRPFRQVHRWAQGGNAQDGVRLLRTHPKAASGLAGLLESALTAHPERRRAAQELTARALGALGTVHIREACAPNRTDAAALDSFATEGGTLYVVGESIEDPRHHPGAMPLLTALASHVVEHGRRMAARSTDGRLDPPLTLVLDDVAAVAPLPCLPELLRTGETQGLATLALLRSPEQAAARWRTPLTTPPVI, encoded by the coding sequence ATGGCGCCGACCTCTCCGGGACCCGGTCCCGGTTTCGGACGGCCGCCCGTCCGGCGCGAGGAGAGAGGCGGTGTTCCCGACGGTCTGCTGATCGGTGGCCTCGCCTTCCTCCTCGGGGCGACGGTGCTGGCCTGGACGGCCGCCGGCCTGGGCGGCCTGCTCGCCCATGGCGCCTGGCCCCGAGGAGTGTCCCTCCCCCGGACCCCCGGCGCCCTCCGCGAGCTCGCGGCCGCACCGCAGGACCTCCCGGGCGCCTGGCCCGCCACCCCACCGGACCAGCTCTCCGGCTACGGCCTCTTCTGGGGCATCCTCATCAGCGAACTGCTGATCCTGGTGGTCCTCGCCGTGTTCCTGCTGGGCGTCGTGACCCGGGGCCGTGCCGTACGCCGTCGCGCCCGCGAGGAGCGCCTGGCCGCCCTCACGCCCCCCGCCCCCGCGCCGTACCCCCCACCGGCCGCTGTCCCCGCACCGGCGTCCGTTGCCTTCACCGCGCCCGGGTACGCGGCCCCGCCCGCGTCCCCGGCGGATCCCGCGCCCCCGTACCCGGTCACACCGCCCCCGCTGCTCCCTTCCCCCCGGACACACGCCACCCCCGCTCTCCTCTACGCCGCTGCCGACGCCCGACGGGAGACCGCCGTCGAGGCCGTACGGAACGCCTCCGGCGGGGCCCTGGTGGTCACGTCCGACCCCGCGGTGTGGGCCGCGACCAAGGACGCCCGCAGCAAGCTCGGGCCCGTCCTCGTCTACGACCCTGGCCACCTCTGCGACACCCCGGCCCGGCTGCACTGGTCGCCCGTCTCCGGCTGTGAACAGCCCGAGGTGGCCGCGGCCCGGGCCGAGGCCCTGCTCGCACCGGTACGGCCGCGGGCCCGCCTCGACGAGGCGACCGCGGACACCGCGCAGACCCTGCTGCAGTGCTGGCTGCACGCCGCGGCCGTGGACGGACGGCCGTTCCGCCAGGTGCACCGCTGGGCACAGGGCGGCAACGCCCAGGACGGCGTACGGCTGCTCCGCACCCACCCGAAGGCGGCGTCCGGTCTCGCCGGTCTGCTCGAGTCGGCCCTCACCGCTCACCCCGAACGCCGCCGCGCCGCACAGGAGCTGACGGCGCGGGCGCTGGGCGCGCTGGGCACGGTCCACATCCGCGAGGCGTGCGCACCGAACCGAACCGATGCCGCCGCGCTGGATTCCTTCGCCACCGAGGGGGGAACCCTCTATGTGGTCGGCGAGTCCATCGAGGACCCCCGCCACCACCCGGGCGCGATGCCCCTGCTCACCGCGCTCGCCTCGCACGTGGTCGAGCACGGCCGCCGCATGGCCGCACGGTCAACCGACGGTCGGCTCGACCCACCACTCACGCTCGTCCTCGACGACGTCGCCGCCGTCGCTCCCCTGCCGTGTCTCCCCGAGCTGCTGAGGACCGGAGAGACCCAGGGTCTCGCCACACTGGCACTCCTGCGGTCTCCCGAACAGGCGGCCGCTCGCTGGCGTACCCCGCTCACCACACCCCCGGTGATCTGA